A genomic window from Lepisosteus oculatus isolate fLepOcu1 chromosome 27, fLepOcu1.hap2, whole genome shotgun sequence includes:
- the LOC138225412 gene encoding IgGFc-binding protein, with the protein MFDPFLMTIVPTDRFCTAYTLDGQADFKNVAIFLVRTNDLPGLKFDGNPVTRDVPWRAIAGTQYSWGEVAFPAGAGRHTAAHPSSPFGLYSVGIAQMNGYGAPAPCSQQVAMDCSSVTCSTGEQCVMSGGFPSCVQQSVKTGTCSAMGDPHYRTFDGRTFDFMGTCTYIITKNCRSDDGLPAFEVEAKNENRGSMSVSYVAMVTVKVYGYAITVVRSEIGLVRVNYRIGYVPMILDNGKLTISQSGRSVIINTDFGLTVRYDWEHYLVVTVPGSLAGKLCGLCGNFNGRQDDDFATPSGSQAPDAVALGRSWRASGAAGDGLCWDDCNGQCRRCEHSFIKRWEGELFCGLLTRIVDGPFRLCHSVIDPKIYLDNCVFDVCMADGYHHYLCRVLEVYAEVCQRAGIVVYDWRTLAKCPARCPENSHYELCGSACPATCGSPDAPSKCSAPCVETCTCNPGFVLSRGRCVPQARCGCTYEGRHIPAGETVWADDSCRRRCYCNPASSTVECREEGCRSGEQCQVVDGVRGCYPVTYSTCTAAGDPHYLTFDGHRYNFQGTCVYQLVGVCSKNPSLVPFEVLVQNNFRGNRVVSYTKLVEVKVYGMSIIISREFQGLIEVNNELTNLPAFLDGGKVVVYRSGWFAVVKTNFGLQVAFDWNSVVTVTLPSTYAGAVCGLCGNYNNKQQDDLQMKNGRLASSASEFGQSWQVVDIPGCVHGCKGICPDCDVNQKQQYETDKFCGLLRDPKGPFRDCHAKVDPSGYFQDCVYDVCLYKGSKTVLCQAITSYTAACQEKGAKVYPWRSEKFCDAKCPANSHYEVCASGCPATCYSLAPPAGCQALCKEGCACSDGFILSGDQCVPLAGCGCLYSGRYYKTGQVFYPDGRCQSECRCQPDGRVECAKFSCGPHEECKLEDGVRKCHAVGEGTCSASGDPHYVSFDGKRFDFQGTCTYTLAKACGLEGTRLAPFSVDVENEKWGNGKVAVTKLVAVEIDGNTLILKAGVKGQIMVNGVWNNLPISLNNHVVRAFQHGINVIIDTSFGLRVTYDLVYHVTVRVPGSYRNKMCGLCGNFNGNQKDDFLLPSGQLTPDIKAFGSAWKVAVPGVLCDDACSGNTCPVCEAKRQAVFEKRGYCGILTEPNGPFAQCYTKVHPDVYFSNCIYDLCMSEGDINVLCNSIAAYVTACQSFGVDIKSWRTPSFCPLSCAANSHYEICADSCSVACAGLSDITKCPTTCAEGCACDAGFFFDGEGCVPMDQCGCYDHGRYYKPGEVVYEDECQQKCTCNAIDGLVCEAHSCPAGTQCLIRNGIKACFNTDPCKDANCRVKETCRVEKGQAVCVPQYTGTCWAWGDPHYHTFDGYNYDFQGTCTYIISKTCGKNAAGLVPFSIEEQNDNRGSTVVSYVREVVVFVYGYKVTMLKQQYGRVMVNDELVNLPVIIDGGQLNVYQSGIMAVLQTDFGLTVSYDWNWHLVIQLPSSYYDSVCGLCGNFDGNGNDEMRTPDGTAVSSVIDWAKAWRVQDKQDAFCWDSCQKDCPTCDGNVVKLYETEAYCGALTKKVDGLFQQCHVKVDPRAFMDSCVYDMCQNQGDKKMLCQALTSYANMCRREGIILKDWRKQTGCPMNCQPLSHYEPCASPCPVSCPYPDSRPTCNGTCVETCECDPGFVLSAGKCVLASTCGCSYQGRHYRPYERFWADEGCHKLCECDPALRMVVCKEASCKASEECSLVDGVRGCHPLTYSTCMAAGDPHYYSFDGHDFTFQGTCIYQFVGLCSKDPSLVPFKVNVQNNHRGSRTVAYTKVVAIEVFNLTIVISINYPNKVLVNGELISLPFYYDDNKVVMYKSGAWAVVQTDFGMKVQFDWSNVVTVTLPSTYKGAVCGLCGNYNNNPADDSKMPDGRSAPNVQTFGDSWKVGEVPGCSSDCSGPWCKVCSDSQKDAYRAERYCGAIVNKNGPFRQCHARIDPARFMESCVYDACHYKGRPSVVCDAVAAYAAACQDARVPIQPWRSSSFCPATCPRNSHYELCATGCPATCHGLSAPEGCRQPCREGCHCDNGFLLSGEECVPLAECGCAYGGRYYRKCQVFYPKGHCNERCKCGENGAVSCTKFSCSAQEECKVVDGVRGCHPVGEGSCVAYGDPHYVSFDGHRFNFQGTCTYTLAKSCDSSGQLVGFAVEQENVKYGNQNVAVTMTVAVIVYDYVIAMSEGMRWFVLVNDVRYNLPLFLDGGKITVNQQGGNIVLRTDFGLQVFYDSMFYVRVTVPSTYRGKMCGLCGNYNSDGKDDLLLPSGAPAASVDAFGKAWRVGMGGGAGQCSEGCGDRCHVCEQANEALYGQEDACGLIRSTHGPFQACHGKVDPELYFQQCVFDVCALNGDKGTLCKTIQAYVAACQLAGADVKPWRTKTFCPATCPANSHYELCADTCSSACASLVSRTPCSSRCFEGCECDQGFMADGDRCVSVEACGCVYDGAYLQVRERPRTASARRPWFPGGSPPAVPRRDRMSTAELTDLDRY; encoded by the exons GTCAACTACAGGATTGGCTATGTTCCCATGATCCTCGACAACGGGAAGCTCACCATCTCCCAGAGTGGACGTTCTGTTATCATCAACACCGACTTTGGCCTGACGGTGCGGTACGACTGGGAGCACTACCTGGTGGTGACGGTGCCCGGTAGCCTTGCGGGCAAGCTCTGTGGCCTGTGCGGCAACTTCAACGGCCGGCAGGACGACGACTTCGCCACGCCCAGCGGCTCCCAGGCGCCCGACGCGGTGGCCCTCGGCAGGAGCTGGCGGGCCAGCGGCGCGGCGGGCGACGGCCTGTGCTGGGACGACTGCAACGGGCAGTGCCGGCGCTGCGAGCACAGCTTCATCAAGCGCTGGGAGGGCGAGCTGTTCTGCGGGCTGCTCACCCGCATCGTCGACGGGCCCTTCCGCCTCTGCCACTCCGTCATCGACCCCAAGATCTACCTGGACAACTGCGTCTTCGACGTCTGCATGGCCGACGGCTACCACCACTACCTCTGCCGTGTGCTGGAGGTCTATGCCGAGGTCTGCCAGCGCGCGGGCATTGTGGTGTACGACTGGAGAACCCTTGCAAAGTGCC CTGCCAGGTGCCCAGAGAACAGCCACTACGAGCTGTGTGGCTCCGCCTGCCCCGCCACCTGCGGCAGCCCTGACGCGCCCTCCAAGTGCAGCGCCCCCTGCGTGGAGACCTGCACCTGCAATCCAGGCTTCGTGCTGAGCAGGGGTCGGTGTGTGCCCCAGGCTCGCTGTGGCTGCACCTACGAGGGCCGCCACATCCCGGCGGGGGAGACCGTCTGGGCCGACGACAGCTGCCGCAGGCGCTGCTACTGCAACCCAGCCAGCAGCACGGTGGAGTGCAGGGAGGAGGGCTGCCGCTCCGGGGAGCAGTGCCAGGTGGTGGACGGGGTAAGGGGCTGTTACCCCGTCACCTACAGCACGTGCACGGCTGCCGGGGACCCCCACTACCTGACCTTCGACGGGCACCGCTACAACTTCCAGGGCACCTGCGTCTACCAGCTGGTGGGCGTCTGCTCCAAGAACCCCAGCCTAGTGCCCTTCGAGGTTCTGGTGCAGAACAACTTCCGGGGCAACAGGGTGGTCTCCTACACCAAGCTGGTGGAGGTGAAGGTCTATGGAATGAGCATCATCATCAGCAGGGAGTTCCAGGGCTTGATTGAG GTGAACAACGAACTGACCAACCTCCCAGCGTTCCTGGACGGCGGTAAGGTGGTGGTGTACAGGAGTGGTTGGTTCGCTGTGGTCAAGACCAACTTCGGGCTGCAGGTGGCCTTCGACTGGAACAGCGTGGTCACCGTCACCCTCCCCAGCACGTACGCCGGAGCCGTGTGCGGCCTGTGCGGCAACTACAACAACAAGCAGCAGGATGACCTGCAGATGAAGAACGGGCGACTCGCCAGCAGCGCCTCCGAGTTCGGGCAGAGCTGGCAGGTGGTGGACATCCCGGGCTGCGTGCACGGCTGCAAGGGCATCTGCCCCGACTGCGACGTCAACCAGAAGCAGCAGTACGAGACTGACAAGTTCTGCGGCCTCCTGCGGGACCCCAAGGGGCCCTTCCGCGACTGCCACGCCAAGGTGGACCCCAGCGGCTACTTCCAGGACTGCGTCTACGACGTCTGCCTCTACAAGGGGAGCAAGACGGTGCTGTGCCAGGCCATCACCAGCTACACCGCCGCCTGCCAGGAGAAAGGAGCCAAGGTCTATCCCTGGAGATCGGAGAAATTCTGTG ACGCCAAATGCCCCGCTAACAGCCACTACGAAGTATGCGCCAGCGGATGCCCGGCCACCTGCTACAGTCTCGCCCCTCCCGCCGGCTGCCAGGCCCTGTGCAAGGAGGGCTGCGCCTGCAGCGACGGCTTCATCCTCAGCGGGGACCAGTGCGTGCCCCTCGCCGGGTGCGGCTGCCTCTACAGCGGCCGGTACTACAAGACCGGCCAGGTCTTCTACCCCGACGGCAGGTGCCAGAGCGAGTGCCGGTGCCAGCCGGACGGCCGCGTGGAGTGCGCCAAGTTCTCCTGCGGCCCCCACGAGGAGTGCAAGCTGGAGGACGGCGTCCGGAAGTGCCACGCCGTCGGCGAGGGCACCTGCTCGGCCTCGGGGGACCCCCACTACGTCTCCTTTGACGGGAAGCGGTTCGACTTCCAGGGGACCTGCACCTACACGCTGGCCAAGGCCTGCGGGCTGGAGGGCACCCGCCTCGCCCCCTTCTCCGTGGACGTGGAGAACGAGAAGTGGGGCAACGGCAAGGTGGCTGTCACCAAGCTGGTTGCCGTGGAGATCGATGGCAACACCCTGATCCTGAAGGCGGGCGTGAAAGGACAGATCATG GTGAACGGGGTGTGGAACAACCTGCCCATCAGCCTGAACAACCACGTGGTGCGAGCGTTCCAGCACGGCATCAACGTCATCATCGACACCAGCTTCGGCCTGAGAGTGACCTACGACCTCGTCTACCACGTCACTGTCAGGGTCCCCGGCAGCTACCGCAACAAGATGTGCGGCCTGTGCGGCAACTTTAACGGGAACCAGAAGGACGACTTCCTCCTCCCCAGCGGGCAGCTGACCCCCGACATCAAGGCGTTCGGATCGGCCTGGAAGGTGGCCGTCCCGGGTGTGCTGTGTGACGACGCCTGCAGCGGCAACACCTGCCCGGTCTGCGAAGCCAAGAGGCAGGCTGTCTTCGAGAAGCGCGGCTACTGCGGCATCCTCACTGAACCCAACGGCCCCTTCGCCCAGTGCTACACCAAGGTCCACCCCGATGTCTATTTCAGCAACTGCATCTACGACCTCTGCATGTCTGAGGGGGACATTAACGTGCTGTGCAACAGCATCGCGGCCTACGTCACTGCCTGCCAGTCATTCGGCGTGGACATCAAGAGCTGGAGGACGCCATCCTTCTGTC CCTTGTCCTGCGCCGCTAATAGCCACTACGAAATCTGCGCCGACTCCTGCTCTGTGGCCTGCGCTGGGCTCTCTGACATCACCAAGTGCCCCACTACCTGCGCTGAGGGCTGTGCCTGCGACGCCGGCTTCTTCTTCGACGGGGAGGGCTGCGTCCCGATGGATCAGTGTGGCTGCTACGATCATGGACGCTACTACAAG ccagGAGAGGTGGTCTACGAGGACGAGTGTCAGCAGAAATGCACCTGCAATGCTATAGATGGCCTGGTGTGTGAGGCCCACTCCTGCCCAGCTGGAACCCAGTGCCTGATCAGAAACGGAATCAAGGCCTGCTTTAACACAG ATCCTTGCAAAGACGCCAACTGCCGTGTGAAGGAGACCTGCCGAGTGGAGAAGGGACAGGCAGTGTGCGTACCCCAGTACACAGGCACCTGCTGGGCCTGGGGTGACCCCCACTACCACACCTTCGATGGCTACAACTACGACTTCCAGGGCACCTGCACCTACATCATCTCCAAGACCTGCGGCAAAAACGCCGCCGGCCTGGTGCCCTTCTCCATCGAGGAGCAGAACGACAACCGCGGCAGCACCGTGGTCTCCTACGTGCGGGAGGTGGTGGTCTTCGTGTACGGCTACAAAGTGACCATGCTGAAGCAGCAGTATGGGCGGGTGATG GTCAACGACGAGCTGGTCAACCTGCCCGTGATCATCGATGGGGGTCAGCTGAATGTGTATCAGAGTGGCATCATGGCCGTCCTGCAGACAGACTTTGGCCTGACCGTCTCTTACGACTGGAACTGGCACCTGGTCATCCAGCTGCCCAGCAGTTACTACGACAGCGTGTGCGGGCTGTGCGGCAACTTCGACGGGAACGGCAACGACGAGATGAGGACGCCCGACGGCACGGCGGTGTCCTCCGTGATCGACTGGGCCAAGGCCTGGCGGGTGCAGGACAAGCAGGACGCCTTCTGCTGGGACTCCTGCCAGAAGGACTGCCCCACCTGCGACGGCAACGTCGTGAAGCTGTACGAGACCGAGGCCTACTGCGGCGCCCTCACCAAGAAGGTGGACGGGCTGTTCCAGCAGTGCCACGTCAAGGTGGACCCCCGGGCCTTCATGGACAGCTGCGTCTACGACATGTGTCAGAACCAGGGAGACAAGAAGATGCTGTGCCAGGCGCTGACCTCCTACGCCAACATGTGCCGGCGCGAGGGCATCATTCTGAAGGACTGGAGGAAGCAGACGGGATGCC CCATGAACTGCCAGCCGCTGAGCCACTATGAGCCCTGCGCCAGCCCCTGCCCCGTGTCCTGCCCGTACCCCGATAGCCGCCCCACGTGCAACGGGACCTGTGTGGAGACCTGCGAGTGCGACCCAGGCTTCGTCCTGAGTGCGGGCAAGTGCGTGCTGGCGAGCACCTGCGGGTGCTCCTACCAGGGCCGCCACTACCGACCCTACGAGCGCTTCTGGGCGGACGAGGGCTGCCACAAGCTGTGCGAGTGCGACCCCGCCCTGCGGATGGTGGTGTGCAAGGAGGCCAGCTGTAAGGCCAGCGAGGAGTGCTCCCTGGTGGACGGCGTCCGCGGCTGCCACCCGCTGACCTACTCCACCTGCATGGCCGCCGGCGACCCCCACTACTACTCCTTCGATGGACATGACTTCACTTTCCAGGGCACCTGTATCTACCAGTTCGTGGGGCTCTGCTCCAAGGACCCCAGCCTGGTCCCCTTCAAGGTCAACGTGCAGAACAATCACCGCGGGAGTAGGACTGTGGCCTATACCAAAGTCGTGGCCATCGAAGTCTTCAACCTCACCATCGTCATCAGCATCAACTACCCCAACAAAGTCCTG GTGAACGGCGAGCTCATCTCCTTGCCCTTCTACTACGACGATAACAAGGTGGTGATGTACAAAAGCGGCGCATGGGCTGTGGTGCAGACAGACTTCGGCATGAAGGTGCAGTTCGACTGGAGCAACGTGGTCACCGTCACCCTGCCCAGCACCTACAAGGGGGCCGTGTGCGGCCTGTGCGGCAACTACAACAACAACCCGGCCGACGACTCCAAGATGCCCGACGGCCGGAGCGCTCCCAATGTGCAGACCTTCGGCGACAGCTGGAAGGTGGGCGAGGTGCCGGGCTGCTCCTCGGACTGCTCGGGGCCCTGGTGCAAGGTCTGTTCCGACTCCCAGAAGGACGCCTACCGGGCCGAGCGCTACTGCGGCGCCATCGTCAACAAGAACGGGCCCTTCCGGCAGTGCCACGCCCGCATCGACCCCGCCCGCTTCATGGAGAGCTGCGTGTACGACGCCTGCCACTACAAGGGCCGTCCCTCCGTCGTGTGCGACGCCGTGGCCGCCTACGCCGCCGCCTGCCAGGACGCCCGGGTCCCCATCCAGCCCTGGAGGAGCAGCAGCTTCTGCC CCGCCACCTGCCCGCGCAACAGCCACTACGAGCTCTGCGCCACAGGCTGCCCCGCCACCTGCCACGGCCTGTCCGCGCCCGAGGGGTGCCGCCAGCCCTGCAGGGAGGGCTGCCATTGCGACAACGGCTTCCTGCTCAGCGGCGAGGAGTGCGTGCCGCTGGCGGAGTGCGGCTGCGCCTACGGCGGCCGGTACTACAGGAAGTGCCAGGTGTTCTATCCCAAGGGCCACTGCAACGAGCGGTGCAAGTGCGGCGAGAACGGGGCCGTCTCCTGCACCAAGTTCTCCTGCAGCGCCCAGGAGGAGTGCAAGGTGGTGGACGGGGTGCGCGGCTGCCACCCCGTGGGGGAGGGCAGCTGCGTGGCCTACGGGGACCCCCACTATGTCTCCTTCGACGGGCACCGCTTCAACTTCCAGGGCACCTGCACCTACACCCTGGCCAAGTCCTGCGACAGCAGCGGCCAGCTGGTGGGGTTCGCCGTCGAGCAGGAGAACGTCAAGTACGGGAACCAGAACGTGGCGGTCACGATGACGGTGGCGGTCATCGTCTACGACTACGTCATCGCCATGAGCGAGGGCATGCGCTGGTTTGTCCTG GTGAACGACGTGAGGTACAACCTGCCCCTCTTCCTGGATGGGGGCAAGATCACGGTCAACCAGCAGGGCGGCAACATCGTCCTCCGGACGGACTTCGGCCTGCAGGTGTTCTACGACTCCATGTTCTACGTCAGGGTCACCGTGCCCTCCACCTACCGGGGCAAGATGTGCGGCCTGTGTGGTAACTACAACAGCGACGGCAAGGACGACCTCCTGCTGCCTAGCGGCGCGCCGGCCGCCAGCGTGGACGCCTTCGGCAAGGCCTGGAGGGTGGGCATGGGGGGAGGGGCCGGGCAGTGCAGCGAGGGCTGCGGTGACCGGTGCCACGTGTGCGAGCAGGCCAACGAGGCGCTCTACGGGCAGGAGGACGCCTGCGGGCTGATCAGGTCCACCCACGGGCCCTTCCAGGCCTGCCACGGCAAGGTGGACCCGGAGCTCTACTTCCAGCAGTGCGTGTTTGACGTGTGCGCCCTCAACGGGGACAAGGGCACCCTCTGCAAGACCATCCAGGCCTACGTGGCCGCCTGCCAGCTAGCCGGCGCGGACGTCAAACCCTGGAGGACCAAAACCTTCTGCC CGGCTACCTGCCCGGCCAACAGCCACTACGAGCTGTGCGCCGACACCTGCAGCTCCGCCTGTGCCAGCCTGGTCAGCAGGACGCCCTGCAGCAGCCGCTGCTTCGAGGGCTGCGAGTGCGACCAGGGCTTCATGGCCGACGGCGACCGGTGCGTCTCCGTGGAGGCCTGCGGCTGCGTCTACGACGGCGCTTACCTCCAGGTGAGAGAACGGCCCAGGACGGCCAGCGCCCGCAGGCCGTGGTTTCCAGGGGGCTCCCCACCTGCAGTCCCCCGGAGGGACAGGATGTCCACTGCCGAGCTAACAGACCTGGACAGATACTGA
- the LOC138225223 gene encoding alpha-tectorin-like yields MQCASGEQCSVREGVRGCHKQEGSCTVKPGAHLKSFDAMEGKIASGGAFEIAALCDRGSAEWFRVVVDVRLCVKGSLAAAVTVYAFFDDTMIAVNNEHQTWVNGKQVALPQKLKNELSIHISDKLVIIEKKSAVRVSYSVTQEVTVAVSAHLAGRTCGACGNFNGDGKDDMVTAGGKISVSVSEIIDSWRAKDFSGCGL; encoded by the exons ATGCAGTGTGCCTCCGGGGAGCAGTGCAGCGTCCGGGAGGGCGTGCGCGGGTGCCACAAGCAGGAGGGCAGCTGCACGGTGAAGCCGGGGGCCCACCTCAAGTCCTTCGACGCCATGGAGGGCAAGATCGCCAGCGGCGGGGCCTTCGAGATCGCCGCCCTCTGCGACCGCGGCTCGGCGGAGTGGTTCCGCGTGGTTGTGGACGTGCGGCTGTGCGTGAAGGGCAGCCTGGCGGCCGCTGTGACTGTGTACGCCTTCTTCGACGACACCATGATCGCCGTCAACAACGAGCACCAGACCTGG GTGAACGGCAAGCAAGTGGCGCTGCCGCAGAAGCTGAAGAACGAGCTCTCCATCCACATCTCCGACAAGCTGGTGATCATCGAGAAGAAGTCGGCCGTGCGCGTCTCCTACAGCGTGACGCAGGAGGTGACGGTCGCCGTCAGCGCCCACCTGGCCGGACGCACGTGCGGGGCCTGCGGCAACTTCAACGGCGACGGCAAAGACGACATGGTCACGGCCGGCGGCAAGATCTCCGTCAGCGTGTCGGAGATCATCGACTCCTGGAGGGCCAAGGACTTCTCCGGCTG tggcCTGTGA
- the tyrobp gene encoding TYRO protein tyrosine kinase-binding protein, which yields MGRGWLCVLTPLAGLLGPVVGQENCQSCYHLASGTIVGIIVGDIILTLLIALSVFCFVSRMKKNHLEALQATKGNISMSASRKVKDDAESTYQDLQGVRNDIYSDLRRVDK from the exons ATGGGCCGCGGATGGCTCTGTGTCCTCACCCCCCTGGCTGGGCTGCTGG gtCCTGTGGTTGGACAAGAAA ACTGCCAATCGTGCTATCACCTAGCCTCTGGCACCATCGTGGGCATCATCGTGGGCGACATCATCCTCACCCTCCTCATCGCCCTCTCCGTCTTCTGCTTCGTCTCTCGCATGAAGAAGAACCACCTGGAAGCCCTGCAAG CAACCAAGGGAAACATATCAATGTCAGCGAGTAGAAAAGTGAAGGACGACGCAGAATCAACATATCAG gatCTGCAGGGCGTCAGGAACGACATCTACAGTGACCTCAGACGTGTGGACAAATAG
- the hcst gene encoding hematopoietic cell signal transducer — protein sequence MKDRALWLLLALLPVCLCASEDYGKVDCGHCYKIEPGTMVGIIAGDVVLTVLIVISVYYCASRKRHKREQADKVYMNVRANVKA from the exons ATGAAAGACAGAGCCCTGTGGCTGCTCCTCGCTCTCCTGCCCGTGTGCCTGTGTG CATCTGAGGATTATGGGAAAGTAG ACTGCGGGCACTGCTATAAGATTGAGCCAGGCACCATGGTGGGCATCATAGCAGGCGACGTGGTGCTGACCGTCCTCATCGTCATCTCCGTCTATTACTGCGCCAGTCGGAAGAGACACAAGCGTGAGCAAG CGGACAAGGTCTACATGAATGTCAGGGCGAATGTCAAGGCCTGA